Within the Candidatus Zixiibacteriota bacterium genome, the region TCGCCATCCCCATTCCCTTGCGCCTCGATATCGTACCCAGCGGGGCGCCAATAAGAATGAAAGCCAGTATGGCCGATGGAATCGAGTACTTCTTCTGTATCTCGATATTATACTTATCCATCGTACGCTGCTGCGCCATGATCTGTTGCGCGGCCCGCTCTATATTGCGGGAAAAATTGATCCCGTTCGTTCGCGCCAGGTACAACGCCGTCGAATCCGAAACACTATCGGCGCGAACATATTCAAATGTGTCCGCGAACAAATAATTCATCCGCTCTTCGAAACTCAGGTATATCTTCTCGCGAAACGGCCCGATCTGCGTACGCGCATTGTCAACCCGCACCTGCATGTCCTGTATGCCCATCTCACGATCCGTGCGATATTCCGGATCGGAACGTTTCAGCTCCGAACCGGTCCCCGATACATTGATAACCTGATTCTCGAAATCAACCTTGCGATATTCGTCCGGATCCTTGGTGTCAAGCGAGTGAATCTCGCCATTGTAAAGCGTGAACTGCATATTCTTGTTGTTGTCGGTCATCTTCAGATAACCGTATTCGGCGACGATAATCCTCGGCCTGGTATCGTCCTTGGTTTCCGTAATCCGAACACCCTCAACGCGCGATGTCTTGTGGTCAATCCTGTCAATTAAAACCAGATATCCCGGAATGTCGGATATAAACACGCCCGACCGGAACACCAGCGTCGGCCGCATGGCCGATATGTCACCCCACAATACCCGCGCCTTCTTGTTGAGATCCGGCAGAATCTTGTCATGGAACTGAATCATGGAGAATGTTCCGATACAACCCACCACCAGAAGGGGGAATATCACCCGGAACATATTAATCCCCGAAGTCTTTATGGCGGTGATTTCGAAATCCGATGTCAACCTGCCAAAAGCCATCATCGTCGCCACCAGCACCGACATCGGAACCGACAATGCCAGCATCCAGGCGAGATTCAGCCCCAGAAGTTCCAGGGCCACCCACACCGATAAGTCCTTATCGATAACGTGGTCGGTTATCTTGGGCACATAGTCAATTATCAGAAGAAATGTAATAGTGAAGAAAGCAAACAGAAACGGTGCGATATGCTCTTTTAGTATGTACCGGCTAAGTATCTTCATAAGTGTCAGCCAATTTATGACTTATACAGCATGGGGTCAGCCTAATATGCAACTGTTTATACCTCCAGACCAGCAAAAATGTCAACAGATTGATTTGCCTTAACCGGCAACTCGTTATTATACTCTATCATTATGGAAAACAAGCAGATTAAGGACCTCGTCGTCGAGGATAAAGTAACCTCGTATTTCGCCGTCCGCAAAAAAACCGTTCGCGAATACACTAAAGGTCAGTTCATTTCTCTGGAGCTGGGCGATGCAACCGGTCGAATTGGAGCCGTTATCTGGGAGCCGGATCAGTTCAGCCTGGCCGATCTGGCCG harbors:
- a CDS encoding LptF/LptG family permease gives rise to the protein MKILSRYILKEHIAPFLFAFFTITFLLIIDYVPKITDHVIDKDLSVWVALELLGLNLAWMLALSVPMSVLVATMMAFGRLTSDFEITAIKTSGINMFRVIFPLLVVGCIGTFSMIQFHDKILPDLNKKARVLWGDISAMRPTLVFRSGVFISDIPGYLVLIDRIDHKTSRVEGVRITETKDDTRPRIIVAEYGYLKMTDNNKNMQFTLYNGEIHSLDTKDPDEYRKVDFENQVINVSGTGSELKRSDPEYRTDREMGIQDMQVRVDNARTQIGPFREKIYLSFEERMNYLFADTFEYVRADSVSDSTALYLARTNGINFSRNIERAAQQIMAQQRTMDKYNIEIQKKYSIPSAILAFILIGAPLGTISRRKGMGMAIAVSIVLFIIYWAFLIGGEDLADRGIISPFWAMWSANFLMAGVGIYLLYIVVTERPLFSYFRRTR